One part of the Aurantibacillus circumpalustris genome encodes these proteins:
- a CDS encoding OmpA family protein, producing MKYSILFLTLLLNLKAAFTQNKTFTISLFYAINEVESNLNFNRLDSMLTAESKNTLAVNICGYADFLCNDAYNKDLSLKRANAIKDYLLKKNPSLNVIKCVGVGEKNSYDNSSILGEPSQRRVDVIVAVTFPRKRIGERENITQKKDKPVAVGGPKNLITIEKGESMSFEGLNFIPGRHVIVKTAIPILESVLETLKEHPNLKIEIQGHICCEPGNIDGLDLDTQEMNLSENRALAIYNYLVRNGIDEDRLTYKGYGHTQPKIKIEKSPEDEQMNRRVEFKIIEN from the coding sequence ATGAAGTATTCGATTCTTTTTCTTACACTACTTTTAAATTTAAAAGCAGCCTTTACTCAAAACAAAACCTTTACGATAAGTCTTTTTTATGCGATAAATGAAGTAGAATCAAACTTAAATTTTAATCGATTAGATTCTATGCTTACCGCAGAATCTAAAAACACGCTAGCAGTTAACATCTGTGGGTATGCCGACTTTCTGTGTAATGACGCTTACAATAAAGACTTATCACTTAAAAGGGCGAATGCGATAAAAGATTATTTACTAAAGAAGAACCCTTCACTCAACGTGATTAAATGTGTCGGAGTGGGCGAAAAGAATTCGTATGATAATTCTTCTATTCTTGGTGAACCATCTCAAAGAAGAGTTGATGTAATTGTAGCTGTAACGTTTCCACGTAAGCGAATAGGAGAAAGAGAAAACATCACGCAGAAAAAAGATAAGCCTGTGGCTGTTGGAGGACCAAAAAATCTTATCACCATTGAAAAAGGAGAGAGCATGAGCTTTGAAGGACTTAATTTTATTCCTGGGCGACATGTTATTGTAAAAACCGCGATTCCAATTTTAGAATCAGTTTTAGAAACACTAAAAGAACACCCTAATTTAAAAATCGAAATTCAGGGGCACATCTGTTGTGAACCGGGTAATATTGATGGACTTGATCTGGATACACAAGAAATGAATTTGTCTGAGAACAGAGCGTTGGCTATTTACAATTATTTAGTCCGCAACGGAATTGACGAAGATCGTTTAACTTATAAGGGTTACGGACATACACAACCAAAAATAAAAATTGAAAAATCACCAGAAGACGAGCAGATGAATAGGAGGGTGGAGTTTAAAATTATTGAGAACTAG
- a CDS encoding amino acid permease translates to MSDIFRKKSLSKLLADAASGEHGLKKTLGMWSLIALGIGAIIGAGLFVRTAAAAADNAGSGVTMSFVVAAVGCAFAGLCYAEFAAMIPIAGSAYTYAYTTMGELIGWIIGWALIMEYALGAATVSIAWSEYLNNLLGGRIPYELCHSPFESLYTVVGSAIAQFPAEISKMAKDGVLVLSDGQYEHLSETLKATVNVQSGLVNIPALGILLILTLLLIKGTQESAIVNGIIVFVKVSIVLVFIVIGWNFIDPANHTPYLIPEGTPGHESIFTWGYGGILGGAAVVFFAFIGFDAVSTAAQEAKNPKRDMPIGILGSLVVCTILYVLFSYVLTGVAHWSEFGAAGKEASVSYAIQKYMIGYEWLGTSVTIAILAGFSSVILVMLMGQSRVFFTMSQDGLIPRVFSNLHPKFQTPYKSNLILLVFVGLFAAFIPGSVAGDLTSFGTLFAFVLVCAGILIMRKSDPDVPRPFRTPLVPLVPILGIIVCAFMIIALDIFTLASAGAWMILGLLIYFMYSRKHSNLNKPE, encoded by the coding sequence ATGTCAGATATCTTCAGAAAAAAGTCATTAAGTAAATTGTTGGCAGATGCGGCCTCCGGAGAACATGGGTTAAAGAAAACCTTAGGAATGTGGTCATTGATCGCATTAGGAATTGGTGCTATTATTGGTGCTGGTTTATTTGTTAGAACTGCAGCAGCAGCAGCTGATAATGCCGGATCTGGTGTTACTATGTCGTTTGTTGTTGCAGCTGTTGGTTGTGCTTTTGCTGGACTCTGTTATGCTGAATTCGCAGCCATGATTCCCATTGCTGGAAGCGCGTATACCTACGCATACACCACTATGGGAGAACTAATTGGTTGGATTATTGGTTGGGCGTTAATCATGGAGTATGCTTTAGGTGCAGCAACGGTTTCTATTGCTTGGAGTGAATATCTCAACAACTTGTTAGGTGGACGAATACCTTATGAACTCTGTCACTCTCCGTTTGAAAGTCTTTATACGGTCGTCGGTTCAGCCATTGCTCAGTTTCCTGCCGAAATATCAAAAATGGCCAAAGACGGTGTTTTAGTTTTGTCCGACGGTCAGTACGAACATTTATCAGAAACATTGAAAGCCACTGTAAATGTACAGTCTGGTCTAGTTAATATTCCTGCACTTGGTATTTTACTTATTCTAACTTTATTATTAATTAAAGGAACACAAGAGTCCGCTATCGTAAACGGCATTATTGTTTTTGTTAAAGTGAGTATTGTACTCGTATTTATTGTGATTGGTTGGAATTTTATTGATCCAGCTAATCATACGCCATATTTAATTCCTGAAGGTACACCTGGACATGAATCAATTTTTACCTGGGGTTATGGTGGAATCTTAGGAGGTGCTGCGGTTGTGTTTTTTGCCTTTATTGGTTTTGATGCGGTATCTACTGCTGCGCAAGAAGCAAAGAATCCTAAACGCGATATGCCAATTGGAATTTTAGGTTCCTTAGTTGTTTGTACAATTCTTTATGTTTTATTCTCTTATGTATTAACCGGTGTTGCTCATTGGAGTGAATTTGGTGCAGCAGGAAAAGAGGCTTCTGTTTCGTATGCCATTCAAAAATACATGATTGGTTATGAGTGGTTGGGTACAAGTGTTACGATTGCTATTCTTGCAGGATTTTCTTCTGTAATTTTAGTAATGTTAATGGGTCAATCTCGCGTTTTCTTTACGATGTCGCAAGATGGTTTAATTCCACGCGTGTTCTCTAATTTGCACCCTAAATTTCAAACACCTTACAAATCAAATTTAATTCTATTAGTTTTTGTTGGATTGTTTGCCGCTTTTATTCCAGGTAGCGTTGCCGGTGATCTTACTTCGTTTGGAACCTTATTTGCCTTTGTATTGGTATGTGCTGGTATTCTGATTATGCGCAAAAGCGATCCAGATGTGCCGCGTCCATTCAGAACTCCTTTAGTTCCATTGGTTCCAATTTTAGGTATTATTGTTTGTGCATTTATGATTATTGCTTTGGATATTTTTACTTTAGCATCGGCTGGAGCATGGATGATTCTTGGGCTTTTAATTTATTTTATGTACAGCAGAAAACATAGTAATCTTAATAAACCGGAATAG